One Salvia splendens isolate huo1 unplaced genomic scaffold, SspV2 ctg236, whole genome shotgun sequence DNA window includes the following coding sequences:
- the LOC121789435 gene encoding zinc finger protein CONSTANS-LIKE 5-like, producing MDYAVPKPFMYNFTSQSISQRVLSSSMEVGVVPEATESLGKSESVAVLGMDREARVLRYREKRKNRKFEKTIRYASRKAYAETMPRIKGRFA from the exons ATGGATTACGCGGTGCCCAAGCCATTCATGTACAATTTCACCTCGCAATCCATCAGCCAGAGA GTGTTGTCGTCGTCAATGGAGGTGGGGGTGGTGCCGGAGGCGACGGAGAGCTTGGGGAAGAGCGAGAGCGTGGCGGTGCTGGGAATGGATAGAGAGGCGAGGGTGCTGAGGTacagagagaagaggaagaacaGAAAGTTCGAGAAGACGATTCGATACGCGTCGAGGAAAGCGTACGCGGAGACGATGCCGAGAATTAAAGGGAGATTCGCGTAG